CGCCTGAAACCAGGCATGCTCATTGGAGGTGTGGTTGGTCACGAAATCGGTGACGACCTTGAGGCCGCGCGAATGGGCCTCCCTCAGAAAGACCTTGAAGTCGTCCAGGGTGCCCAAGTCCGGGTGGACGTCGGTGTAGTGGGCGACATCATAGCCGTCGTCGCGCAGCGGACTGGGGTAAAACGGCTGGAGCCACAGGCAGTCCACGCCCAGACTGCGCAGATAATCGAGCTTGCCAGTCAGCCCCGGAAAATCGCCCTTGCCGTTGCCGTCGCCGTCGGCGTAGGTTCGCACCGAGAGTTCGTAGAAGACGGCGCTCTTGTACCACTCGCCCGCCTGCGGCACGGAAGCGGACATATCGGCGGAGATCGTTTCGGTCATGGGCTGCATTCTAGGCAAAGGAAGATTGGAAGGTGCGGGGGTTTCTTAAGGACTCAGCTTTGGATGTCGCCAGCAAAACGCCCCAGCACCGGGCCAGGGCGTGAAGACCAGAGGCAAATGAGACGCTAGTTTTCGAGCACCGCCTCATGTTCGATCTGCACATTACCTTTCATAATCTGGCTCAGCGGGCAAAGTTCGGCGGCCTTGGCAACCACCACTTCGAAGGCGACCTGGTCGAGACCGTCCACCGCGCCGCGCACCATCAGCTTCATCTTGGTGATCTTGAAGCCTGCGCCCGCCGGTTCCATGACGCAGGTGGCGTCGGTGGCGAGCAGCCGGGCCGGGTGACCGTCGGCAGCCAGCATGGCCGCGAGCTGCATGGTAAAGCAGCCGCTGTGGGCCGCCGCCAGCAGTTCCTCAGGGTTGGTGCCGGGGGCGTCCTCGAAGCGGGTCTTGAAGCTGTAGGCCTGCTCCTGCAACACGCCGCTGCCGGTGCTGAGGGTGCCCTTGCCGTCTTTGAGGTCCCCTGACCAGCGGGCATTGGCCTTGCGTTCGATGTTTGCCATGCCTGCATGAAACGCCCTGGCCCACCGCACCAAATGAGAACGGCCTCTGGACACCTTCAGGAAACGCCCCGGGCGCAGCTCAGCCCGCGTGCGGAAGCTGCCGTTTCGTGGGCTTTCTGACAACCAGATGAGAAGGTTCTGCTATGCTGCCGTCTCATCCCTAGCTTGCCGTCGATGAAGACGTTGATGAAGACTCGGTTAGTCAAGTGTCACGCCTGGGCCGAAGTATGTGACACAATTGGCCGTAGATGTGAGCACAGTGGCAAACCCGTTTTGCTGATTCACGACCCTGACTCTCACCCTGGAGGAACTATGAAGCACACCCTGATGAGCACCACCCTGACCCTGCTGATCGGCGGCAGTGCGCTCGCTGGCGGCGCTGGCCCGGCCCCCATCGTGACCCCGGCCAAGCCCATGCCGGTTGCCCCCGCTCCCAAGCCCATGCCCGCCATGCCCAAGCCCGCCATGGTCATGCCGCCCTGCACTGAAGGCGGCTGGGCCAAGGAAGCCATCGATCTGGTCACGTCCAAGGGCCTGTTCATCGGCTACCCCGATGGCAGCTTCGACTGGTGCAACCCCATCACCCGTCAGGAAGTCGCCCAGGTGCTCGCCCGCCTGCTGGCCCAGATGCCTGCCAACACCTTCAATCCCGCCGACCTCGACGTGCTGCGTAAAGGCATGCAGGACGCGCTCGACGGCCTCAAGGCCCTCACCGCGCGGGTGGACGCCCAGGACAAGGCCATCGCCGACCTGCAAGCAGCCCTGAACAACATGCCCGCACCGACTGCCGGTGCAGCAGGTCCGGCAGGTGAAACTGGCCCGGCGGGTGCCGACGGCGCAGCTGGTCCGGCAGGCGAAACTGGCCCGGCGGGTGCGGACGGCGCAGCTGGAGCGGACGGCGCAGCCGGGGCGGACGGTGCCCAAGGCCCGGCAGGTCCGGCAGGTGCGCAGGGTGAAGTCGGCCCGGCGGGTGCGGATGGGGCCGATGGAGCGGACGGTGCTGACGGAGCCGATGGTGCGGACGGCGCAGCCGGGGCGGACGGTGCCCAGGGTATCCAGGGCGTGCAGGGCGAGGTCGGACCGCAAGGCCCGGCGGGGCGCGACTTCGTGCCGCCCGCCGCACCCTTCCGCTACGGCAACTACATCGGTGCGTCGTACTACGGCGTGTTGCAAAACGCCGTCGGCACAATGGCCCGCGTGATGGTCGGAAACGACTCGCTGTTCGGTAACTTCGGCGTGCGCCTGACCGGCGACATCACCGTGAGCGGCAGCACCCCCGGCAACAGTGTCTCGGGCATCCTGACCTACCGCGGCACCACCGGACGCTTCGACGGCATCCTGGGCGTGGGCGGCGGCTACAACCTCGAGCGCCCCTCGACGTTGACCAGCGCCACCTTCGGCGAACTGCTGATCGGCGTGGACTACCGCGTGCTCGATAGGGTCGCCCTGTTCGGCGAGGCCCGCCAGCACTACTACTTCGACGGCACCAACGACAACATCAGCTCGGTGGCCGCTGGTCTGAAGTTCCGCTTCTAATCCACTGATTCCTCGCAAAAGCCCGGCCCAGTGCGGCCGGGCTTTTGTGTTGGTCCTCTCCACTGCTTTGGCTCTACACTGCACCCATGTCACAACCCACCAGCGCCCAGCCCTGGACCTTCGATGTCGGCGGCCCCGCCCTGTACGGCCAGCACTTCGCGGCCCCCCACGAGCGGGGCGCAGTGCTGCTGACCCACGGGTACGCCGAACACCTGGGCCGCTACCGGCGGGTCATCCAGGGGCTGACGGAGATGGGGCTGAGCGTCTACAGCTACGACCAACGTGGACACGGCCAGTCGCCGGGCGCGCGGGCGGTGGTGGACGTGGACGTGCTGGTCGGCGATCATCTGCGGGCCAGGGAAGCGCTGCGCGGCCTGGGCGTGCCGCTGTTCGCCTTCGGGCACAGCATGGGCGGGCTGGTGACGGCGGCCTCGGTATTGCGCGACCCGCGCGGCCTGGCGGGAGCCGTCCTGTCGAGTCCCCTCTTACTGGTCGGCGAGGGCGAGAGCGCCGCCCTCAAAGCGCTCAGCGGCGTGCTGGGACGATTCTTTCCCAGCCTGCCGGTCACGGCACTCGAGTCGGGCGGCCTGTCGCGCATCGCCGAGGAAGTCAGCGCCTACGACAGCGACCCGCAGGTCTACCGGGGTAAGGTTCCGGCCCTGACGGCGGCCAGCATGCTGCGGGTCAGCCGCCAGCTCACGGCCCAGTATCCCCAGTGGCGCTTGCCCACGCTGATCGTACACGGCAGCGAGGACAAGCTGGCCGACGTACGCGGCTCGCGGCGCTTCGCCGAGACCGCGGGAACGGCCCTCACCCCCCGGCCCGAAATCGAGTATCTGGAAATTGAGGGCGGCTATCACGAACTGTTCAACGACACCGTGCAGGCCGAGGTCACCGCCCGGTTGCTGGGCTGGCTGGAGAAGCAACTGAACTCCGAAGCGTCTGCGGCCCCGCTATGAATCCCCGCAGCGTCGTCACCGCCTGACCCAGCAGCTTGACCCGCTGGCCTTCCAGCCTCAGACGCAACTCGCCGCCGCGCGCCGACGCCTGATAGGCGCTCAGTTCGAGGCGACCCAGTTTGGCCGCCCAGAACGGCGCGAGGGCGCAGTGGGCCGATCCTGTGACCGGATCCTCAGGAATGCCGATATTGGGGAAAAACCCGCGCGACACCATGTCGTAGCCGTCGTCGCCCGCCGCCGTGACGATGACGCCGCGCACGCCCAGTGGCCCAAAACGGCCCAGATCGGGACTGAGGGCGCGCACTTGCGCGGCCGAGGCGAGTTCCACCAGATAATCCAGGCGGTTCTTGCCCACCCACAGCGGCGGTGCGCCGAGCAGTTCAGCCAGATCAAGGGGCGGCAGTGTTTCCTCAGCCACCTCGGCGGGAAAGTCCAGCTCTATCCAGTCGCCGATCTGACGGGCACTGAGGGCACCGCTGAGCGTCTGGAAGCGGGCCACCTCATGTGGAGCCAGCACTCCGCTTTCCCACAGCGCATGTGCGGCGGCCAGCGTTGCGTGCCCACACAGATCCACCTCGGTGGTGGGGGTCATCCACCGCAGTGAGAATCCGGTGTCCAGCGGCCAGACGAAGGCGGTCTCGGCGTGGTTGAGTTCACGGGCGACGAGCTGCATCCAACCAGCTTCCGCAGGCGCAGTGAGCAGGCAGACGCCCGCCGGATTGCCCCGGAAAGCGCGCGACGTGAAGGCGTCTACCAAGACGACCGGCTGAGTGAAAGGGGACTGGGGCAGAGCAGACGGAGTAAGGGCCATGCCCGCAGCCTACCGCCCGTCCCTGAGTCGCGGCCGCGCTGCGCTACGCTGAACGGCGTGACACCACCATCTGACATTTTTCCCGCCGCCGCGCCCCAGACGTTGATTTATGGTCTGGGACGCAGCGGACGCGGCGTACTGCGGTTTCTGGCCCGGGAGGGCGTGACCGCCGACTGGTTCGATGCCCGGCCCAGCGCCGAGGACCTCGATCTGGCCGCCCAGTTCGGGTTCTCGCCCGCCGACCTTGAGCGCTCTTACCGCACGGTGATTGCCGCGCCAGGTGTCCCCATTGACCACCCCGATCTGCTGCAACTGGGGCAGCGGGGAGCCGAGATCATCGGTGAGGCCGAGCTGGCCGCCCGCGCCCGGCCCACACTGCCGATGGTGGGCGTCACTGGCACGGCAGGCAAGGGCAGCACGACTGTCCTGATCGC
This portion of the Deinococcus rubellus genome encodes:
- a CDS encoding alpha/beta hydrolase, coding for MSQPTSAQPWTFDVGGPALYGQHFAAPHERGAVLLTHGYAEHLGRYRRVIQGLTEMGLSVYSYDQRGHGQSPGARAVVDVDVLVGDHLRAREALRGLGVPLFAFGHSMGGLVTAASVLRDPRGLAGAVLSSPLLLVGEGESAALKALSGVLGRFFPSLPVTALESGGLSRIAEEVSAYDSDPQVYRGKVPALTAASMLRVSRQLTAQYPQWRLPTLIVHGSEDKLADVRGSRRFAETAGTALTPRPEIEYLEIEGGYHELFNDTVQAEVTARLLGWLEKQLNSEASAAPL
- a CDS encoding PhzF family phenazine biosynthesis protein, producing MALTPSALPQSPFTQPVVLVDAFTSRAFRGNPAGVCLLTAPAEAGWMQLVARELNHAETAFVWPLDTGFSLRWMTPTTEVDLCGHATLAAAHALWESGVLAPHEVARFQTLSGALSARQIGDWIELDFPAEVAEETLPPLDLAELLGAPPLWVGKNRLDYLVELASAAQVRALSPDLGRFGPLGVRGVIVTAAGDDGYDMVSRGFFPNIGIPEDPVTGSAHCALAPFWAAKLGRLELSAYQASARGGELRLRLEGQRVKLLGQAVTTLRGFIAGPQTLRSSVASPASPATGR
- a CDS encoding S-layer homology domain-containing protein, which produces MKHTLMSTTLTLLIGGSALAGGAGPAPIVTPAKPMPVAPAPKPMPAMPKPAMVMPPCTEGGWAKEAIDLVTSKGLFIGYPDGSFDWCNPITRQEVAQVLARLLAQMPANTFNPADLDVLRKGMQDALDGLKALTARVDAQDKAIADLQAALNNMPAPTAGAAGPAGETGPAGADGAAGPAGETGPAGADGAAGADGAAGADGAQGPAGPAGAQGEVGPAGADGADGADGADGADGADGAAGADGAQGIQGVQGEVGPQGPAGRDFVPPAAPFRYGNYIGASYYGVLQNAVGTMARVMVGNDSLFGNFGVRLTGDITVSGSTPGNSVSGILTYRGTTGRFDGILGVGGGYNLERPSTLTSATFGELLIGVDYRVLDRVALFGEARQHYYFDGTNDNISSVAAGLKFRF
- a CDS encoding OsmC family protein, with product MANIERKANARWSGDLKDGKGTLSTGSGVLQEQAYSFKTRFEDAPGTNPEELLAAAHSGCFTMQLAAMLAADGHPARLLATDATCVMEPAGAGFKITKMKLMVRGAVDGLDQVAFEVVVAKAAELCPLSQIMKGNVQIEHEAVLEN